The DNA window CGTGGCGCGGTACTCGAGGCGGGCGCTGGTCGTCCCTTCGGGGACCTGGAACGCGATCGGCGTGCTGCCGTCCATGCCGCGCTGCGTTCCGTTGAACAAAGGCACCACGGCGAGCACGTCGCGGGGGGCAGGACCGGGGGTCACCTCCAGCGAGGCGTTCACATTCCATCCACCGTTCGCGCCACTCACCTGACCCTCGGGATCCGGCCATGTCGCGATGAACGCCTTCAAGCGATGCGGGCCAGGCATTCCGTTGGCGATGTCGGTGATGTCCTCCTCGAGGCGCATGGGCCCGCCAAACGGCGTGATCGCGCGGATCAACTCGATGCCGGGGGCGTCTCCGTCGGCGCGCGGGTCGTCGAGCGAGATCTCGAAGTTGCGGTCGTACGCATCGCAGTCGGCTGGCCAGCGGTGCCCTTCGGGTGGAGGGTTCGACGACCAGGTCTCGAAGGGAGTGCAGGTACTTTTCAACTCCACCACCAGCTTGACGGAGGCGAACGGCGCGCCGCTGAGATCGATGTCGGCGAAGGCTTGCTGGAAATGCTCGTCGTTCGCATCGCTGCTGATCCGGACGTCGTTCAGCGCTTGCAGCGTGTAGGGCGCAGCGGGCGCCCCGCCAGCTCCTCCAGTCCCTGGTCCTGGATCAGGAGCCGTCTCGGTGCTGCATGCGGTGAGGGTGGTCAGGAGCGTCGCCGCGCCGAGCACCAGGGCACGCGCAGACGCACGCGCAGCAGAGGAGGGGTGCATCCTTCGAGGGTAGGCGCGGCGTGGGCGCGTGTCCCACGTCGTCGTGCCGTGGGCTGCACGTGGCGCAAACTGCCGCGATCGCTCGGGTTCCCATGTGGGTCGAGCTGCCCCTCCTTGCCCGTGCGCACCGTGCCGGAGACTTGCTTTGTCCGCTATGGGGGATTAGCGTCCGCTTTGATAGCGGTAGCGCTGCGCTTCATAGGCGTGGACGCTGCAGCTGGTTGGCTCACGAAAGGTCAGAAAATGAACACTGCTTACCGTTTCAGCAAGATGGGTGCGCTTCTGGTTGCCACGCTGGCGTTCGGTGCCGTTGCTTGCGGCGGCGACGACGACGGCGGCACGGACACGACGACCACGACGACCACGACGACCACGACGACCACGACGACCACCACCGGCAATGAGGGTGGCGGCGGCGCTGGCGAAGGCGGCGCAGGTGAAGGTGGCGCTGGTGAAGGTGGCGCTGGCGAAGGCGGCGCTGGTGGCGAGGGCGGCGGCAACTGATGAAGTTGCCAGGATCTGAGGACGCCGACAGGCGGTCGCAGATCTGACGCTCCGGGCAGCTGAGACCCAGTCTGCTCGACCGAAGCTGGAAGCCAGGCGCCTCTCCCTGAGGCGCACCTCGCGGCTCCCAGCAAGTAGCGACGACACCCGTCAGGTTCATCCGGTTCAGACCTTTCCGGCCCGCCGGCGCGGTTCAGGTGACTGCGCCTCGCGTCGCCGGCCGTGGTGATCCAGGTGTCGGCGTTTTTTGCGGAGGTCGGTCACGCATGGGACCAGGGCCGCGCCTCGCGCGACGGGTCGAGGTTTGCCTCCGACCCTGCCCGCGTCGGCGGCTCACGACATCAGGTCCCGCTCACCAACCCCCCGCGGTCCCTGGAAGAGACCTGCATGGCAACGAACATGGAGCGCGTCGCCGGCCGACGGGACCAGGGCACGCGCTC is part of the Chondromyces crocatus genome and encodes:
- a CDS encoding peptide-N-glycosidase F-related protein, with product MHPSSAARASARALVLGAATLLTTLTACSTETAPDPGPGTGGAGGAPAAPYTLQALNDVRISSDANDEHFQQAFADIDLSGAPFASVKLVVELKSTCTPFETWSSNPPPEGHRWPADCDAYDRNFEISLDDPRADGDAPGIELIRAITPFGGPMRLEEDITDIANGMPGPHRLKAFIATWPDPEGQVSGANGGWNVNASLEVTPGPAPRDVLAVVPLFNGTQRGMDGSTPIAFQVPEGTTSARLEYRATGHGGDPGGTGCIGPAEEFCRRVHRIFVDDEAITHFNAWRDDCDTLCTLAHYGPADGGFDYCQENPCGAIESVRAPRANWCPGSVTPPLVFDGAAPVTPGEHRFAWTIVNPSPGGQWRLSAHYIAFGR